GCCGAGGTCCGCCGGCCGGCCGTCCAGGTGCGTCACATCGAGCGGAGGGAGAGGGCGGTACGAGGCGAGCGCGCCTTCCGCCGGCTCCGGGGCCCGCGCGACGTCCCCCGCGGCGTCCCCCGCGGATCCCTCGCGCTCACCCCCGCCGCAGCCGGCCGCGAAGGCTGTCACGGCCAGCGCCCCCAACACGGCGCGCCTCATCGGTTCGACTCCATATTCTCGATATTCTTCATATTCTCCACATTCTCCATTGGGTCCTTCATCTCTCGTTCAAAATCCAGGTTCGTGGGCGTCGGGAAGACGCCGGGCGGGCGCGCGTACGGCTGATCCGTGATGACGACCTCCGGCTCCGTCGTGAGCGGCACATCCTCGGCGACGGCCTCGAAGGAGAGGTCGTCCACCCAGAGTTCTCCATCGCCCGTGATCATCGCCCCGATGAGGATCGTAACGCCTTCCGGCGGGATGTCCACCACGATCTCGCGCGTCTCCCAGTCCCGCGTTCCCTCGACGCGCCGGTCCTCGCTGTTGTCCAGGGCAAGCATGGCGTACTTCCCCTCGAGGATGCCGTCCACGCGCACCCAGAGACCGCCGGAATCGACATCGTCGGCCCGCAGATGTCCACGGAGGCGCATCCGCTTTCCGCGGTAGGCGATGGCATCGACGAGCTGCACGCTCGCGGCCCACTGGCTGCGGCGCCGGTTGCCCCGCGCCGCGAGCCGCATGCTGGAAGACCCGGAATGGGCCACCTCGGGGTCGAGCCTGAGGCGATAGTCCTCCGCGTCCTGTCCGACGAGGACCCACGCGTCCGGCAGCTGCGCGGCGAGTCCGCCGCCGGCCGACGGGGCCAGGGCCCCGAGCGCGAGCACCACCCCCACGGCGAGGACCGCCCGCACGGCGAGTCTCCGAATCATCGCGGGATGAGCCAGAAATCCGTCTGGCGGCCGTCGATGTACCACGTGCGCTCGCCGTCGAAGAACGCGTCCTCCTCGAGCATGATGCGCACCGTCTGTCCGCCCCACTCCGGGACCGGGACGGCCGCGTTGAGTTCGATCGAGTGCGCCGTGTTCGGGAAGAGCGGATAGTCGCCGCGTCCGGGCACCCCGCCCTGGTTGTCCCAGAGACCGATCGTGGGTCCGGCGCCGTGACCGTGGAAGCCGATCGGGTGCGTGTAGATCGTCGCGTCGATCCCCTCGGCCTTCGCCCGCGCCAGCGCGGCCGCGAGGATCTCGTTGCCCGAACGCCCCGCCGCGAAGTTGTCCGTGAGGATATCCTGGAGGCGGTTCCCGACCGCGAACGCGCGGACGAGGCCGGCGGGGGCCGCGTCCTCTCCCGGCGTCAGCACGTAGGCATGCTGCTGGGTGTCCGTGTTCAGTCGCAGGTACGTGATCCCGAAGTCCACGTGCAGCAGGTCGCCCGGACGGATCACGTTCTCGTCCGGAGGGCCGGAGAAGTCCCCCTCCCCTTCCCTCGCGCCGCCCGACTTCTCGTGGCGCTGCACGGAGACGCTGGGCTGGAACCAGGTCTGGAGCTTGAGTTCGAGGATCCGTTCGCGATACCACCACACGACGTCCTCGGTCGTCGTCACGCCCGGCTGGATCACCTTCGCGCTGAAGCCTTCGGCGATGATCCGGTGCGCGATCCGCACGATCTGGGGATAGACCTCCATCTCCTCCGGCGTCCGCGTCTCCA
This Candidatus Palauibacter polyketidifaciens DNA region includes the following protein-coding sequences:
- a CDS encoding M24 family metallopeptidase, whose protein sequence is MRVSTLRFPGPRVRSAGLLLVLSAALGPPEATAQSTMPPEGGFAGAQRTDGAMPIILPLRERAAVIDRWLEGRLETVAPEVMRREGVDLWIVAAREYNEDPVIETMLPSTYMAARRRTVLILHDRGPGQPLERLAVARYDIGPFPRAWDPESEPDQWGRVAEVIAERDPQRIAVNRSSTFALADGLTGTEYDELMAALPAKYRERVAGNERLAIGWLETRTPEEMEVYPQIVRIAHRIIAEGFSAKVIQPGVTTTEDVVWWYRERILELKLQTWFQPSVSVQRHEKSGGAREGEGDFSGPPDENVIRPGDLLHVDFGITYLRLNTDTQQHAYVLTPGEDAAPAGLVRAFAVGNRLQDILTDNFAAGRSGNEILAAALARAKAEGIDATIYTHPIGFHGHGAGPTIGLWDNQGGVPGRGDYPLFPNTAHSIELNAAVPVPEWGGQTVRIMLEEDAFFDGERTWYIDGRQTDFWLIPR